A window from Leishmania mexicana MHOM/GT/2001/U1103 complete genome, chromosome 33 encodes these proteins:
- a CDS encoding glucose-6-phosphate dehydrogenase: MSEAQARADEDAYMADVDSILDVLRTHVLERKPDDVFQFLSKSALRLQKDSGAELCDRINCKVKDEQKSRALSIIVFGASGDLAKKKTFPALFDLYCGGLLPPEVNIIGYARTKVEDVEKWKHETLMKYFSKVSERECHAEDFLKHISYFCGAYDKVDDFKRLDAVIREKENAFKGPEKGGNRLFYLALPPSVFAIVCEHIHKGAMPQEVGGWVRVIIEKPFGRDTKSSAELSQALEPFFDESQLYRIDHYLGKEMVQNIITTRFANRIFSAVWNSSNIACVQITFKETIGTEGRGGYFDNIGIIRDVMQNHLTQILALLAMEKPRSLDAECIRDEKVSVLKCIEPVTKENCVLGQYTASADGSMPGYLQDETVPRGSTCPTFAVMRLNINNDRWAGVPFILKAGKAVEQKYVAIRIQFKDEVHPYGDATQRNELVIRAQPSEAMYVKITTKVPGLSGDLRQTHQTELDLTYHTRYDVRLPDAYESLINDALLGNSTNFVRKDELDVAWRIFTPLLHQIDNGEIQPIPYQAGTRGPKEADEFIINNGFKHQKDYQWTPSNKL; encoded by the coding sequence ATGTCGGAAGCGCAGGCTCGTGCTGATGAGGATGCTTACATGGCCGACGTCGACAGCATTCTGGACGTGCTCCGGACGCATGTGCTGGAACGGAAGCCAGATGACGTTTTCCAGTTCCTCTCCAAGTCGGCGCTACGTCTGCAGaaggacagcggcgccgaatTGTGCGATCGCATCAACTGTAAGGTAAAGGATGAACAGAAGAGCCGTGCATTGTCTATCATCGTATTCGGTGCCAGCGGGGATCTGGCTAAGAAGAAGACATTTCCTGCCCTCTTCGATCTGTACTGTGGCGGGCTCCTTCCCCCGGAGGTCAACATTATCGGCTATGCTCGCACCAAGGTGGAGGATGTCGAGAAGTGGAAGCATGAGACGCTCATGAAGTATTTTTCGAAAGTGTCGGAGCGGGAATGCCACGCCGAGGACTTCTTGAAACACATCAGCTACTTTTGTGGAGCGTACGACAAGGTGGACGACTTCAAGCGTCTTGACGCGGTGATTCGAGAGAAGGAGAATGCCTTTAAGGGCCCTGAGAAGGGTGGAAACCGTCTCTTCTATCTTGCTCTTCCGCCCTCAGTGTTCGCAATTGTCTGCGAGCACATTCACAAGGGGGCGATGCCGCAGGAAGTGGGGGGATGGGTGCGGGTGATCATCGAGAAGCCCTTTGGCCGCGATACCAAGAGCTCCGCCGAGCTTTCCCAAGCGCTGGAGCCGTTCTTCGACGAGTCGCAGCTGTACCGGATTGACCACTACCTCGGGAAGGAGATGGTGCAGAACATCATCACGACACGCTTCGCCAACCGTATCTTCAGCGCTGTGTGGAACTCGAGCAACattgcgtgcgtgcagatCACGTTCAAGGAGACCATCGGTACCgagggccgcggcggctACTTCGACAACATTGGCATTATTCGCGATGTCATGCAAAATCACCTCACCCAGATTCTTGCCCTGCTGGCCATGGAGAAGCCGCGGTCGCTGGACGCTGAGTGCATCCGCGACGAGAAGGTGTCGGTGCTGAAGTGCATTGAGCCAGTAACTAAGGAGAATTGTGTTCTGGGCCAGTACACTGCCTCCGCCGATGGCTCCATGCCTGGTTACCTACAGGATGAGACCGTACCCCGGGGCAGCACTTGCCCCACATTTGCCGTGATGCGGCTCAACATCAACAACGACCGCTGGGCCGGCGTCCCTTTTATTCTCAAGGCTGGCAAGGCTGTGGAGCAGAAGTACGTGGCGATTCGCATTCAGTTCAAGGACGAGGTCCACCCCTACGGCGATGCGACACAGCGCAACGAGCTCGTCATCCGCGCTCAGCCGTCCGAGGCCATGTATGTCAAGATCACCACAAAAGTTCCTGGCCTTAGTGGGGACTTACGGCAGACGCACCAGACAGAGCTGGACCTTACCTACCACACCCGGTACGATGTGCGCCTTCCAGACGCCTACGAGAGCCTCATCAACGACGCACTGCTGGGTAACTCGACAAACTTTGTGCGTAAGGACGAGCTCGATGTGGCATGGCGCATCTTCACACCGCTCCTGCACCAGATCGACAATGGAGAGATCCAACCGATTCCGTACCAGGCTGGCACGCGCGGGCCCAAGGAAGCGGATGAATTCATCATCAACAACGGCTTCAAGCACCAGAAAGACTACCAGTGGACTCCCTCGAACAAGCTGTGA